TGCCTTCCCGCTTAGATTTTCCGAAGGCACGTTCTGCAGTGGCCTTGGCAAACCGGGCAGACGAACTATCTACACCGCCATAAAGCATGTAGGTCTTTTCTTCAAAACCCACACGGCAGAAAACCATATTGCATCCCGAAGCCTTGGCTACGTTAGGCATTACCGCCAACAGCCGATCCGCAAATTCATCGATGGTTGAAACGTCACGCCAATCCAGGCTACCCAGGCGGAACTTGGCGGTTCCCATCACGTAATCCTTGGCATCGGAATTAAAGATGTCCTCGTCGGTCATGGAACTAAAGTCGTGGGCAGCCTCCACCATTCCGTCAAAAATTTCAGACGCCTTCTGGCGGGCACAATCCTTATCCAGATTCCAGTCGCGGGCCAGCATTTCCAGCAGGTCTTCGTAGATGGCACGGTCTACATCAGTCACGGTCACCTTCTTCAGGTTTAACGTATCCGACAGAAGTCCCGCAAAAAGAATCTTCGCCACCTCAGACGTAATTTCGACATCAAGTTCCCTGTAGCTTGTATACACGATACTGCAGGTAGAACCCACAGGCATATACTTGGCATAAAGCAGTTTGGATTCCGAAATGTTTCCGATACCGTGATGATCCAGCACCTGGAGGATTCTTGCATCGCGGGCCCCGTCTACGGCCTGGGCGTAATCGCTGTGATCCACGAGAATTAGACGAGCAGGTCCGCAGTTTCTATCCGCTAACGAACAAGACGAAACGCTAGGCAAATTTTCGGGCAGTTCAATTCCCAGAACCTTAGCCACAAACAAAGTTTCGTTGTTCGGCTTTCCGGCCATCTTGGCCTCGGCCTTATATCCCAGAGACTGCATCAGCTTGGCATAAGCCAAGGCTGACATCACAGAGTCACCATCGGGAGACTTGTGTCCAATGACAACCGCTCCCTCGCCCCAGTCCAGCGCCTTTAAGGCATCGCGGTACAGGTTCCCCATTTTGCGCCCGCTTATTCGCCCATGTTCTGGGAAACGTTCTTCAAGAAGTCTTCCATGAACTGGCCATAAAGTTTAGAAATGGACTGGGCCACATGCTGGGGCTCGGAACCGTCCATGGTCAGTCGTTCGTTGTATTCCTTTTCAAAGAGCGGAGCGCCTTCGGTCTTGCGGAAGGTCAAGGTCATATCCAAATGGGCGTAACGGCTGGAGCCTTCATCCACTTCTTCGATAGCATCGATGTTGCCCAGAATTTCGTAGTCGGGCTTGGCGGTTTTTGAACCCTTGGCAAAGAGGCCGCTCTGGTCGATGTACTTTACAGCAGTCTTGTTCAGCATCTGGTCGGGGCGAGAGGCCCACAGGTCCAAATCATAGAACATGAAGGTGTAGGCGGATTCGCGGTATACGATGTTGCTGCGCTGGTATGCCGGGTCAATGGTAAACTTGCGGACCTGAACGGTCTTGGAAGCATTGCCAGCACCTACAGTGCCAATGTTTTCTACATCCACCATGTAATAGCGGGTTGGTTCGCTGGAACCACCGCCAATGCAAGCGGTCATCATGCCGGCCACGAGGCTTACCAATACGGCGGTCAGGACTTTAACAAACTTCATTTTCAAACCTTCCTTTTACAGTCTGCAGGCCTTACCCACAGTCATCATAAAAATTTATTGTCTACGGCTCTTGTTTTCGGAACGGATAAGGGCAGAGGGATTATTCTTGATCTTCTGGCTAAATTCATCCAGATTTTCAAGCACGGTGTTCAGTTCCGTCAGCACGTCGCCCACCTGATCCTGGTTGTTGTAGACCATCGCATCCAGACGCTGGGCCAGCTTGTTGATGGACTCCATGGCCTGGGCAAGATTGTCGTTCATGCTCTTGGTATCGATGGCA
This genomic stretch from Fibrobacter sp. UWH6 harbors:
- a CDS encoding ABC-type transport auxiliary lipoprotein family protein; translated protein: MKFVKVLTAVLVSLVAGMMTACIGGGSSEPTRYYMVDVENIGTVGAGNASKTVQVRKFTIDPAYQRSNIVYRESAYTFMFYDLDLWASRPDQMLNKTAVKYIDQSGLFAKGSKTAKPDYEILGNIDAIEEVDEGSSRYAHLDMTLTFRKTEGAPLFEKEYNERLTMDGSEPQHVAQSISKLYGQFMEDFLKNVSQNMGE
- a CDS encoding DHH family phosphoesterase; translated protein: MGNLYRDALKALDWGEGAVVIGHKSPDGDSVMSALAYAKLMQSLGYKAEAKMAGKPNNETLFVAKVLGIELPENLPSVSSCSLADRNCGPARLILVDHSDYAQAVDGARDARILQVLDHHGIGNISESKLLYAKYMPVGSTCSIVYTSYRELDVEITSEVAKILFAGLLSDTLNLKKVTVTDVDRAIYEDLLEMLARDWNLDKDCARQKASEIFDGMVEAAHDFSSMTDEDIFNSDAKDYVMGTAKFRLGSLDWRDVSTIDEFADRLLAVMPNVAKASGCNMVFCRVGFEEKTYMLYGGVDSSSARFAKATAERAFGKSKREGIVYCERRLSRKLDVVPMLAKALS